Within Flavobacterium pisciphilum, the genomic segment AATACCTATAATGAATCATTATCTTATGATAAAAATGGTAATATAATGGGGTTATCCCGTAATGGATCTTCAGATACTACTCCAACATTAATAGATGATTTGGTTTATAGTTATGGCAATGCAAATAAAACTAACCAACTTATCAAAGTGGCAGATAGCAGCAATAAAACCGTTGGTTTTGTTGATGGCTCTAATACAGGAGATGATTACAGTTACGATGCCAATGGAAATATGATTAGTGATGCCAATAAAAACATTACAGCTATTACTTATAATCATTTGAACTTACCAACTCTTGTCACTTTTGGTTCTACTGGAAACATTGCCTATACTTATAATGCAACAGGACAAAAAGTACTAAAAATTGTAACTAGTGGAACTAATAAAACGAGTACTGATTATGTAAATGGGTATCAATATGAAAATAACATACTTCAATTTTTCCCTCAATCGGAAGGCTATGTAAATAACAATTCGGGAACTTTTGAGTATATTTACCAGTATAAAGATCATTTAGGGAATGTACGCTTGAGTTATGATAAAAACCTAAGCATTGTTGATGAAAACAATTATTACCCGTTTGGATTAAAACAAATTGGATATAATAATAATATTAGTTCTTTAGGTAATGCAGTTGCTAAAAAGTATAAGTTCCAAGGACAAGAGCGTCAAGATGAGCTGGGATTGAACTGGGACAGCTTTAAATATCGAAATTACGATATGGCTATCGGTAGATTTATGAATGTTGACCCGCTAACAGAAAAATATATGGATTGGAGTCCATATGTATTTAGTGGAAATCGTGTTATTGACTCAAGAGAATTGGAAGGTTTAGAGCCCGTAGAAGCTGGTAAAATTAAAAATTCAAATATGTTGGTTATAACAGCTAACGGAAGAGCTGGTGGTATGTATGGTGACAAAATTAAAGGTAATAATACATTAGTTAGCAATTTACCAGATGGCTATAATAAGGGAGACGATGGTTTATCTTTACTAGGGCAACGTGGCTTTGGTGTAGGTAATGCAACAATTATTAATTATGCTGGTTCTGATAGTGGTATTACAGCTGGGCATATTGCAGAAACTATTGGAAATTACAGACAAAACAATCCAGATGGGATGGTTGCTTTAATAGGGCATAGTTTAGGAGGTAAGGATGTTTTAGATGCAGCAAATATTGTAAATAATAGTGATGGTATAAAAAATAAGTCTATTGACTTAGTAATAACAATGGAAGCTGCATCAGTTGATGGTAAAGGGTCTGCATATAGTACCTCATTAGGGAGCAATGTTGCAAATGTTATTAATTTCAATTCCTCAGATTCCTCGATGATTGGAGTTGGTGGTAGAACTTCAACTGGCTTATCTACAAATATATCATTAGGAGCTGGAACAAAGCATACCAATCTGGACAACACATTAACACCCTACTTAGCACCAATATTAAATCATATGAGCAAAGGAGTAAATCCAGTTAATTTAGTAAATAATATAAACTTTGAAAAAGCTAAAGTTTTAAATAATGGAGATTTAAAGCCTGCAAGTGGAGGCTCTTATTAAATAATATGTTTATGAAAAATTTAAATACCCTATTGAGTTTTGCAATTCTTGTTTTTTGTTTTTTATGTATTCAAATTAGTTATAATGGGACGCCTTCAGTATCAATTTTTGGTTGTTTGGTTGCCATTATATTTAATGCATTAGATAACGGATGGAATTTCGAGCTAACAAATTGGACGATGAATTTTAGCTTTTTAGTTGTTGAATTTATTTTTGTTATGTTTTTTTTATCTATTTCTGTATTAAAGAAAAATTATAAATTAATAACTTTTTCATTAGTTTTAATGATAGTGTTGTGGTCATTCTGGGGAATTACTTATAATCCATATATTGAAATTAAACTATATTTATTGACTTCAATTCCATTTTTAATTGTATTTATTTTGCTTTTATTTTTAAATTTAAGAAAATTAATAAGTAAATATTAGATAATGTTGGTAATGTATCCCCTGCTGGCGCGAGCGTCCCGCTCGTGAAGACAAAGAGCATCGACAAAGAATAGAAAAGAAAACCTCGTCAAATACTGGCGAGGTTTTTTTATGCGCTAGATACTCCAAAACACACCAAATACGCTTTAATCCTGCGCTTGTTTTATTTGAAGATTTTTTAACTTTCATCTGAGTTTAAATCAAAACGTTCTAAAAAAATAAGCCCAATGTAAAAGCAAATCTATCAGAATTAGGAATGTACGAAAAGTTGTCATTTTTTATTTCAATTGAGTATGTAATCTATATATTTTACTATTTTTACAAAGCAAGAAAATGTAAAAGGACCTTCTTAAAAAAAAGTAGTTAAGCTCGCGAGGAAAATATTGAGCAAATACGATTGTCTATATTTACAATGCAACAGGGCAAAAATTAGAGAAATCAGTAACTGATAACGGAGTTGTAACTCAAACCATATATTTAGGAGGGTTCAAATATAAAGCTAATGTGTTGCAATATTTCCCAACAACAGAAGGTTATGTAAATAATACATTCACAAATGGCGGCAATAGCTATAATTATGTATTTAATTATACCGACCACTTAGGAATTATTCGCGTTAGCTACAAGAAAAATAGCCAAAACGTTCTTGAAATTCTTGAAGAGAATAATTATTACCCTTTCGGATTAAAACACGAGAGGTATAATACCGATAATAAACAACCAAATTATAAGTATAGATACAACGGAAAGGAGTTGCAGGACGAGCTGGGGCTTAACTTTTATGATTATGGAGCGCGTAATTATGACCCTGCAATTGGTAGATGGATGAATATTGATCCGCTTACTGAGAAAATGAGAAGGCATTCTCCTTATAACTATGCTTTTAACAATCCAATTTACTTTATTGACCCTGATGGGATGGCACCTACTGATGTAATCTTTTTAATACGAAATAAGGATGGTTCTACAAAAGAGCAACTACAATACAGAAATGGAAATTTTTATCATAATGGTGGAAAAGGTGCTAGATATAATCCCGGAAAAGAAAGTAATCCAACTCTTTATAAAGTTTTATCAGCTTTCAGGACAATAGAAAAATCAAATGATAATGAAATGAAGCAAAAACTTTCTACATTAGAAAATTCTAAACAGACACATTATATACAAGAAGGCACACCAGGAAAGGATGTAAATAATGTTTCTGTGAAATTCCATGGTGAAAACAGTATGCAAAATTATACCGCAAGTGAAGACGTAAAGAATGGTAAAGGTGTAGATACTATGACTACTTTTAATTTCTCAGAAGAATCAAAGAAAGACTTTAAAAGTCAAGAAGGAGTCGCTAATTCAGATTTTACTACTATTGCTCATGAAATGAGTCATCAATATGATTTCGATCAAGGAAAAAATGCAGATTCGGTAGGGAAAACAAATGAAAAATCACCAACTGAAAAACGAGCTGTTGATTTTGAAAATAGAGCTAGAGCATTAATGAATTTACCAAAAAGAACAACATATGGAGGCTTACCGTTTAATCTTAATTAGACTTTTATTTGTATTAACAATATTTACTTCTTGTTCAAAAGAGCAGGAGATTAATTATTATAAAACATATTCGATAGAAAATAAGAAAAATAATCCTGTCGAAAGAAATTATTATATCTTATTTTGTAAAAATAGTAGTGGACAAATATGCTTAGTGGAATCATATGAAATTTTTTATGTTTATAAAAAAAATAATATTCTTGGGGAATATGATGTCTTTTTCAACAACATTTTAAATCAAAAGGTTTCAATGAAAGCAGATGCAACTGACCATGTCTGTTTTGAAATAGATAAGAAGATTGAGAATGATTATAAAAAATTAGACAGAAATGATTTTTTACTTAAATATGCATATGAAAGTGCAGATAAAAAGAGATATCTTATAAATAATAAATTAGTTGGAGATAATAATTTATGTGTAGCCTATTTTCTTTTTAAAAGTGGTTTTGGAATTATCTTTGATGATTACTTAGGTTCTTATTATGTTAATAATTTAACTTTGGAAATGCAAGCAAGAAGTAAAGATTAACTTAAAGACAATAGACCATAGGATTTAAATTTATACAATTAAAATTCGACCACTTGTATATTTAGACAGTGATTGTGCGTAAATTCTTTCTGTGTCCACAAAGAGATCGATTAAAAAAGGAAACCTCGTCAAATATTGGCGAGATTTTTTTATGTGCTAGAATAATCCAAATCACACCAAATACTTTTTAATCCTGAGTTTTTTTTGGAATATTTTTTAATTTTTATTTGAGTTTAAATGAAAACGTTCTTGAAATTCTTGAAGAGAATAATTATTACCCGTTTGGATTAAAACAAATAGGATATAATAATGTAAGTTCTTTAGGTAATGCAGCTGCTAAAAAGTATAAGTATAATGGAAAAGAGTTGCAAGACGAGCTGGGGCTTAACATGTACGACTATGGAGCACGTAATTACGACCCTGCACTTGGTCGATGGATGAATATGGACCCGCTGGCAGAGCAAATGAGAAGACATAGCCCGTATAATTATGCTTTTGATAATCCTGTGTATTTTATTGACCCTGATGATATGTGGCCAGATAATCCTTTTACAGGATTAATTGATAGAGCTAAATCTGCAGTGAGAAATTACGTTGCAAATAAAGTAAGTACCGTTGTTTCGAATGTTAGAAACATAATTTCTCAAAAAGCAAATAAAATTTTAAATTCAATTACACCAACAATAAATAATCCTTTTACCAAAACAAAATCTACAAGTAGTAGCAGTAGTGGAAGTGGTTATGACTTAAGAGTCAAAGACCCAGATAATGCCAACAAGGGAATTGTTGAAAAGCCACAGGGAGGCAGAGATGTAGAAAAAAAAGAAGTAGATGTTCTTATACAGCTTTCGACCTTTTTAACTCCTGGAGGCTTTCCTAGCGATGATAGTGATAGTAAAGGAAAGGATAATACGACAAATGCATCTACTCCAACTGAAGCAAGTTCGAATTCAGCAGAAAATAGTGCAAATGAAGACAATGTAACTATATCTTATCAAGAATATACGGCAACAGGAACAATTGGCATTAACACTTCCACAGTTCATAAAACTGAAAAGGATACAACTGTTAGTACAGCAAATGTGCAAAATATTCAAAATGGAAATGCAAAGAGAAAAGCATCCGCAGAACAACAAGCAAAAAAAGACAACATTAAAAGATTTGGACATGACTAAAAATATTATCAAAATGATGATAGCTGTAACTTTATTAGTAGGCTGTAATAACAAAGAGAAAATCACTCAAGTTAATAACTCACAAATAGAGTTTCGCAATCAAACCATGTCCTATATTTTTGATTTTCCAGATACCGTTTCTGTTAATAAGCAATACAACGGAATGATAATCTACAAAAATATTTTAGACACTATCACTACTCATTTAGCTAACCCGAAAGATTCTTTGCGAGATAGGTATATTACTTATTCAATGACAATAGCAAAAAAAATATTAAACGATGAAAATTCGCTAAAATCGATAGTTAAAGATACTTTTGGTGCAGTTGACAATAGAACAATCCCTCTTTTTAAATTAAAATTCCAACATCCAGGAATTTACTTTATTGACGGATTTATTACTGATAATGGTTATTTAAGGATACATAAAGGAGATAGTACACGCATTATCACAAATGAATTTAGAATATACCACAAAGTTGTAGCTAAATAGAGTGTTAATATTCAAAGCTAGTATTAAGCACTCCCTATGGCTCGGATATGTCGACAACGATAGCGCAGATTTGTAATCTGTGACCGCAAAGAGAATCAAATAAAACCATTCCATAACGGAGTGGCTTTGCTTTTATTTATAAATAAAAAATAATTTTATTAGTTGTACTACTATCCTATCATATTTTATTCGGTATATTTTTCAATATAAAAGCATAAAGAATTAATACCGGACAACTCCGATTTCATTTAGATACGTTTAAGTTAGCTAAGAAAATACTCAAAACGCTCTTGAAATTACTGAAGCTAAATAATTATTACCAATTACATTAAAACACAAAGGTCAAACACTATTAAAAATCTACTCAATCCACCATAAACAACAAAGCCTGAACATTGTCAGGCTTTGTTATTATATATAGCTAAAATATTTATTTTACTACTCCAAACATCATTATCAATTTATCACCAAGATAAAAATTCAAAGTTTGTTCAGCTACATCAAAACGTAACTCCTTATCACTTAAAAGAGATAGCATTTTCTGTTCTGTTTTGGCAACGTTTTCATCAAGACATGCCATTCTAGTTGAACCTAAACCACTAAAAGAAATATGATCATTCCCCTTAAGCGTGTATGTTCCAAAAAAGTTATTACATCCTGTATTACCACTCACTTTCTTTTCAGTTGGATCAAATTTAATAGAAGCTCTTCCATAATCCTGTCCTACGTTTTCTAACATAATTAGCTTCCAATTGTTTTTACCAATAAAGCTCCAAACATCATTCTGTGTAGGTATGCTAAATTCCATAACAACTTTATTTTTTGAATTTTTAAACTGTACTTTATTGTTTTTCTTTACAATTTTAAATTTCTTATCTTTTATTGCATTAGTGAAATCTTGTTCTAATTTCATGCTTTCTTCATTACAAGCCATTAAAGTTCCATAAGGAGAACCGATTTTAATTTGATTTTTTGAAGAAAGCTTAGTGAATTTTGCACCAAAGTTATTACATCCACTTTTCCCACTAATCATTCCCGTATCTTCATTGATTGTCAAATACACATTTCCTGTACTTATCGCTTTACCATTTAAACGAGTTAATATCATTTTTGTATCATAAATACCTTTTGCTTTAGTTACAGGTATTTTTGAAACAATGCTTTTCAATTTATACTCGTATGAAGATGCATCTGCAGGAATAATACCTTGTCTTTTAGTTCTGATTACTAAAATCTCGTATCTGTTTCCTTTTTCAAAATTAAAACCTTCAATATGATCGTAAAAAAGCTCCCAGTCATTCTTATTGTCAGACTTTACCTCTAAGCATTCCATAGGTCCAACACCTTGGCAAGGCACTTTATTTTCTTTCACAAACATTTTCAAAGTTTCTTGTCCATAGCTTAATGATGACACTACAGTCATCATCATAAAAACAAACATGCATTTTAAATTTTTCATTCTTTTAATTTTTGTAATACTCCATGAAGTATTTGATTATTCTTTCCATTTCGTTTGCATTAATTGTGCCATTCTGAAAAAATTTTATTTTTTAAAGAGATTTTATGCTCTAAAAAAAGGCCTGTAATAGAAATAGAATCATCGAAATCTAAAATCAACTATTGCCTTACAAAATAATTTTTCAAACAACATAAAGCATAACCTTTTCTATTACAAATAATTGCAATAACAATACTAAATTTACCACGAAAAAATCAAATATGACTCGTCATAAAAATGTTATTTTATGATGTTGCGAAAAAATTATCAAAATAGCTGGAAATTATTACCTCCAAAAACTGCTATTACGCCTAAAAATTATCAATTTTTAAGTTATCACCCCTAAACTAACAGACAAAAATTCGGTTCTTTAATGCGATTTTCACATAAGAAAGTATTCCACAATTTTAATTCCTCTCATAGCTTCTCTCAGTAATCAATAAAAAGATCTTATTCTTTCCATAATCTAAATTACCAATTATACTTTCTTAAGATACCTAAACTTCCATCTTCTATATTTTCCACAATTTTGTACTGTAGTTTAAAACTAAACAAGTAAATTAATTTAAATAGCAAGACAATGAAAAATTACAGTAAAATAAGATAGCAAATGACTCTTATATGCCTTTATCAATTAAACTATCTTTAGTTTTAATACTCTTTATACTTAATACCTATTTCCTCAAGAAGCAAAACCTATTTTAAACGTCTCAAATAAACGAGCTATAACTAAAGAGGAAACAGCGAAACTAATATCATATCCCCTCTTCTTTTACATAAACTTGAACTGAGTAAAACAAATTATTTAAATCCCCCCCTTCTCATATAACAAAAACCTCCAATATGAAAAGCCCCTTTAATGAAGGTCACATTCTTTTATATTTTATGTAACTTAGCTAAGCTAAAAATATCGAAAAAATTGATTTAATAGCAATTTTAAATACTGCTATATGAAAGAACTTCTTAAAAAAAATATTGCAGCACACATTTCTCTTTCGGAAAATGAAATAGAAGACTTTTGCAATCTATTTAAACAAAAGTCAATCCCAAAAAAAAGCTTTCTACTTAGAGAAGGCGAAGTTTGTAAGTTTGAAGGTTTTGTTGTCAAAGGTCTTTTCCGAATCTACCATATTGACCAGGATGGTTTTGAACAAATACTTTATTTTGCTATTGAAAATTGGTGGATTACTGATATCGATAGTTTCACCAACGAAACACCATCACAACTTTTTATAGAAGCTCTGGAAGATAGTGAAGTACTAATAATTTCTAAAAAAGAAAAAGAATTTGCTTATACAAATTTACCTAAAATAGAAAAATTATTTAGGGTAATGACTCAGAAAACCCACGTTGCTCTTCAACGAAGAATGATAGACAACTTAAGCAAAACAGCAGAATCTCGTTATATCGAGTTTACAGAAAAACATCCAAATCTAATACAGCGTCTTTCTAATATTCAAATAGCTGCTTATTTAGGGATAACGAATGTATTTTTAAGTAATATCCGAAAGAAAATATCTTTAAGAAAATAATACTAAGGCGTTCATTTATTAAACTAGTTTAATGTTTTAAGGTAACAGATCTCTGCATCTTTGCAGAATAAATCCAAATATCCAAAAAAATGAGAAACAACATTTTAATACTATTAATTATACACTTAACTTTATTTACTATGGAAACACAAGCACAAAGTTTCAAAACAATCGAAACTAAAGATTTAAAACTTCAAGTATTCAACGCATCAGAAAATAGTTTTGGTGTAGCATCAGTAATCGTTTCAGGAAAAACAGATGCCATTTTAATTGACACACAATTTACTTTGGCTGAGGCCGAAAAGGTAGCTCAAGAAATAAAAGCAAGCGGTAAAAAACTAACTACTATTTTTATTTCTCACGGTGATCCTGATTTTTACTTTGGACTAGAAGTTTTTAAAAAATATTTCCCTGAAGTTACAGCTTATGCCTCTCCTGCAACTGTAGAACATATTAAGGCTACAGCTAAAAAGAAACTAGAAATCTGGGGAGAAAAATTAGGTAAAAACATTACATCAAATTTTATATTACCACAAGTTTTAGAAGGAAATAGCATTGAATTAGAAGGTCATAAATTAGAGATAATTGGCTTGGACGAATTCCCAAGTAAAACTTTTATTTGGATACCTTCTATCAAAACAGTTGTTGGCGGAATCAATGTTTTTGGAACTACTTTTAATTTATGGATGGCAGATGCACAAACGCCAGAAGCACGCAAAAGCTGGATATCAGTTTTAGATAAAATTGCAGCTTTAAAACCTGAAATTGTTATTCCAGCTCACGCCAACAGTAATAGCTCATTTGATATTACTGCTGTAACCCACACTAAAAATTATATTCAGTTTTACGAAGAAGCTTTGAAAACCAACAAAAATTCTGAATCTTTAATTAAAGCTATAAAAACAAAATACCCAACACTTACTTTTGAAACTGCCTTGATGATAGGGGCAAAAGTAAATACAGGGGAAATGAAATGGTAAAACAAATAATTTTCAGCTTCGCACTACTTTTGGTTCTGTCAAGCTATTCATTAAATAAAGAAAAAATGACAAATCTTGAAATTATAAAAAGCACTTATGAAGGAAAAACTTCAGAAGAAAATGGCAAAAATTTAGCCAACCATGTAATTGATGATATTTCGTGGACAGAAGCCAAAGGATTTCCATACGCAGGGACATACAT encodes:
- a CDS encoding META domain-containing protein codes for the protein MKNLKCMFVFMMMTVVSSLSYGQETLKMFVKENKVPCQGVGPMECLEVKSDNKNDWELFYDHIEGFNFEKGNRYEILVIRTKRQGIIPADASSYEYKLKSIVSKIPVTKAKGIYDTKMILTRLNGKAISTGNVYLTINEDTGMISGKSGCNNFGAKFTKLSSKNQIKIGSPYGTLMACNEESMKLEQDFTNAIKDKKFKIVKKNNKVQFKNSKNKVVMEFSIPTQNDVWSFIGKNNWKLIMLENVGQDYGRASIKFDPTEKKVSGNTGCNNFFGTYTLKGNDHISFSGLGSTRMACLDENVAKTEQKMLSLLSDKELRFDVAEQTLNFYLGDKLIMMFGVVK
- a CDS encoding MBL fold metallo-hydrolase; the protein is METQAQSFKTIETKDLKLQVFNASENSFGVASVIVSGKTDAILIDTQFTLAEAEKVAQEIKASGKKLTTIFISHGDPDFYFGLEVFKKYFPEVTAYASPATVEHIKATAKKKLEIWGEKLGKNITSNFILPQVLEGNSIELEGHKLEIIGLDEFPSKTFIWIPSIKTVVGGINVFGTTFNLWMADAQTPEARKSWISVLDKIAALKPEIVIPAHANSNSSFDITAVTHTKNYIQFYEEALKTNKNSESLIKAIKTKYPTLTFETALMIGAKVNTGEMKW
- a CDS encoding Crp/Fnr family transcriptional regulator, giving the protein MKELLKKNIAAHISLSENEIEDFCNLFKQKSIPKKSFLLREGEVCKFEGFVVKGLFRIYHIDQDGFEQILYFAIENWWITDIDSFTNETPSQLFIEALEDSEVLIISKKEKEFAYTNLPKIEKLFRVMTQKTHVALQRRMIDNLSKTAESRYIEFTEKHPNLIQRLSNIQIAAYLGITNVFLSNIRKKISLRK
- a CDS encoding RHS repeat domain-containing protein; the encoded protein is MLQYFPTTEGYVNNTFTNGGNSYNYVFNYTDHLGIIRVSYKKNSQNVLEILEENNYYPFGLKHERYNTDNKQPNYKYRYNGKELQDELGLNFYDYGARNYDPAIGRWMNIDPLTEKMRRHSPYNYAFNNPIYFIDPDGMAPTDVIFLIRNKDGSTKEQLQYRNGNFYHNGGKGARYNPGKESNPTLYKVLSAFRTIEKSNDNEMKQKLSTLENSKQTHYIQEGTPGKDVNNVSVKFHGENSMQNYTASEDVKNGKGVDTMTTFNFSEESKKDFKSQEGVANSDFTTIAHEMSHQYDFDQGKNADSVGKTNEKSPTEKRAVDFENRARALMNLPKRTTYGGLPFNLN